The Bacteroidia bacterium sequence TCTACATTATGTTTAATCGCATTTCCAATCAAATTATTAATCAGAATAGTTGCCAATTCGGCATTCATCGTTATCCATTTTTCATGTTCCAAATCCAGTTTTATCTGTAAATTTCTTTTTGCGATAAAATCATTCAAGGCAAGTATTCGTTCTTCAATTATTTTTCCGATAGATATTTTTTCACTGTCTTTGTATTGCCTATTTTCAATTCGCGTAAGCAATACCAAACCTTGATTTAGCTTGGAGAGTCGGATTGTTGCCTCGTAGGCACCTTGTATTTGTCTTGATTGTTCTTGTGATAAATTTTCCGATTGCAGAAACAATTCCAACCTCCCGATGATAATTGCCAAAGGGGTTTGAATCTCATGCGACGCATTCTCCGTAAATTCTTTCAGATTAATGTAATCAGAAAACATTTTAGCTGTCATTTTTCCCACCGCATTATTCAACTCACTGAACTCTAAAATATCACTCGTTTCAAAATTTATTTTTCCAGACTTGTGTATGTCGAATGCTTGCAATTCCGCTAAGGTTCGATAAAAAGGAGCCCACACTTTTTTAGAAACCCAACGATTCATCCAAAACAAAGCAAGTACTAAAATGAAGGCAATGGAAACAACAATAATCACAATTCCTTCAACGAAATCTTCCGTTTCGAGTAAGGATTTTGAAATTGTAATTGTACTTTTTTTCCCATTTATCGAAATTGGAAAAATAAGTTGCCGATATGGAATTTGTTCTTGCTCACTGACATCAAAAAGAGTCGTATCGCGCGTGTAGGAATGATTCTGGAAAAAAGTAGCGAGCGTATCAACGTGTATTTTATCACCTACGTTTAGCTCGATTGCAGAAAAATTTTCGCCATTTTTC is a genomic window containing:
- a CDS encoding HAMP domain-containing sensor histidine kinase; this encodes MKKLLHKTNRYVVFLSLGILLAGSIAVYFSIIYMVDAQITEHLSFEQKKVEMQLKNGENFSAIELNVGDKIHVDTLATFFQNHSYTRDTTLFDVSEQEQIPYRQLIFPISINGKKSTITISKSLLETEDFVEGIVIIVVSIAFILVLALFWMNRWVSKKVWAPFYRTLAELQAFDIHKSGKINFETSDILEFSELNNAVGKMTAKMFSDYINLKEFTENASHEIQTPLAIIIGRLELFLQSENLSQEQSRQIQGAYEATIRLSKLNQGLVLLTRIENRQYKDSEKISIGKIIEERILALNDFIAKRNLQIKLDLEHEKWITMNAELATILINNLIGNAIKHNV